Proteins encoded by one window of Synergistaceae bacterium:
- a CDS encoding radical SAM protein yields the protein CPFCQNYAISTVAESEVNTKYLSPFGLAHLAASMKDRNNIGVAFTYIEPMVGYEYVRDAAAEVKKLGMKNVVVTNGNVFLPILEEILPYIDAFNIDLKSFSDVQYKKLGGDLRTVQNFITRAAENAHVEVTSLIVPGLNDSEDEMKSLSKWLSNIDSSIPLHISRFFPNRNMSDGLPTDIVLLKKLSEIAKGNLERVYLGNV from the coding sequence ATTGCCCGTTCTGCCAGAACTACGCTATTTCTACTGTAGCCGAGAGCGAAGTCAACACGAAATATCTCTCCCCTTTTGGCTTGGCACATTTGGCGGCCAGTATGAAAGACAGAAATAACATTGGTGTTGCATTTACTTATATCGAGCCTATGGTTGGTTATGAGTATGTCAGAGATGCTGCTGCAGAAGTGAAAAAGCTTGGCATGAAAAATGTCGTTGTAACAAACGGAAATGTTTTTTTGCCTATTCTTGAAGAAATCTTGCCTTACATAGATGCATTTAATATAGATCTGAAAAGTTTTTCTGATGTGCAGTACAAAAAACTTGGAGGAGATCTCAGGACCGTGCAAAACTTTATAACACGAGCAGCAGAAAATGCACATGTTGAAGTGACAAGTCTTATTGTGCCGGGATTAAACGACAGTGAAGATGAGATGAAGTCACTTTCTAAGTGGCTTTCAAATATTGACAGCTCCATACCGCTGCATATTTCCAGATTTTTCCCAAATAGGAATATGTCGGACGGGCTGCCCACCGATATAGTATTATTAAAAAAATTGAGCGAAATCGCCAAGGGCAACCTTGAAAGAGTCTATCTGGGAAATGTGTAG
- a CDS encoding L,D-transpeptidase, translating to MKVVKHEFKLYVYNNDKVIKSYNVAVGRNLGQKQRAGDNRTPEGNFTVQQIQRSDYWSHDFRDGKGVIEKAYGPWFIRLKTGWKGIGIHGTHAPSSIGKNDTEGCIRLRNEELVELKNNHIKIGMPVVIVK from the coding sequence ATAAAGGTAGTAAAGCATGAGTTTAAACTGTATGTTTATAATAACGATAAGGTTATAAAAAGTTATAACGTTGCAGTCGGGAGAAATTTAGGACAAAAACAGAGAGCCGGAGACAACAGAACTCCTGAAGGCAATTTTACGGTACAGCAGATACAAAGATCTGATTATTGGAGTCATGATTTTAGAGATGGGAAAGGCGTGATAGAAAAAGCTTACGGCCCCTGGTTCATTAGGCTAAAAACAGGCTGGAAGGGTATCGGAATTCACGGCACTCATGCTCCTTCTTCTATCGGAAAGAACGATACGGAAGGGTGTATCAGACTTCGCAATGAAGAGCTGGTAGAACTGAAAAACAATCATATAAAAATAGGCATGCCGGTAGTTATTGTGAAATAA